GCGCCGAGGCCGGGTGCTTGATCTTCTCGGGGATGGACAGCTTGTCTCGGACCAGCGGGTGTCTGAGCAACGCCACTTGAGCCAAGGAGAAGCAGTTGGAGGTGAGCCAGTAGGTGAACACGGCCTGAAGCCACAATGGAGGGAGGGGATCGCCCTTCATTTTTCGCCCAGGTGCAAAGACGAGAAAGGTGATAATGTCAATGATGACCTCACCGTGGGGAAGTTGATGGTGAGCGGGAGGATGACGAAGGGCATGATCCGGAACACGGTCTTCATGGCACGCAGGTTGGGGTTGTCCACGCCCGACTCGGCGCCCAGCTAAGCGCAACAGAGCACATGCTGACGGTTTGGATGTAACAAGAAGCCTCGAGGATACGCATCAGGGACTCGTACCTCCAGAATGAAGAACATGGTTCCCGTGACAGCCAAAGGCAGGACATAGAAGGGATCGGCCATCGTTAAATCCGGAAACCACAGCGCGCCTCCTGTCTGCATGCTCGGCACTGGCAAGTACGACATCTGCCTTAGCGCCATGAAAAATGAGATGAAGATGGGAGCCTGGGGAGAAGGACAAACATCAGCCAGacagacccaaaaaaaaaaataacaccttCATACTGTGGAGGATACAAACCTTCCAGAACAAACACTGACCTGCACCAGAGGAACCAAGAAGCCGCGGAGGGGGTTGACGTCATGCTTCTTCTGGAACAAGGTGAGGTCGGTGTACGCTTTGGCGACTGCAAAGGACCAGCGTGAAGGTCAGCGAGCGCAAACGCAAGAGGAACGAACCCGAGGGGAGCCGAGCGCTGCTGCGCTTACATTCAAACTTGTTCCCGCTGTTTTTGGCCTCCGTCATCCTGGTGTTAAGTCGGCTCATCTCGGGCATGACATTGTTGAGTTTGGCCGCCTCCCGCTGGCCCTTCACGATGACGGGAAAGATGGCCAGGCGAGCCACCACCGTCCCTGATGACACACAAACAGTCCACCTTAGATCAATCACATTCTTAACTGGCGCGTGAGTGAAGTCCTTGCTGCCCTCTACTGGTTCATGTACTTTTCAAAGGGACCTTTTTATCAAGCCCTGAAGCGGGTGAGTTTTTACTGTGCCCACATGTACATTTCAGCGTAGTTCAATTTACTCCGTTCAATGGACATTTTCAGCCAAAGACCTTGCAGCAGTACTTCCAATGATGTGCTGTTGTTGCGGTTGCTTACCGATAACGATGGCCGCCCACCAGGGCAGCCCCACATCCATGTGCGCGAACTCCAGCAGGTTCTGGATGACACCCACCGGGGTGTGGCCAGCCAAGCCTAGGTCGATCAGACGGGCTTCCGGATCGGCAGCTCGCAGGACCTCCGCTCCATCCGCCGTCGCCTGCGTCAGCAACAGGGCAGCATTGTCTCCCGTTGCCACGGAAACAGgcccaattggaacctggaagcACCGACCAAATGTAAGATAACACATCTACCAATTTGTCACACTTTAGATGTTCTACTGACCTGTTCGGGGATCGCTTGCTGAAGGACGCTGGTGCTGTCGGCCGCCACCACAGGGTCACCCTCACTCAGTATCTGAGTCTGGCAAAAACAAAGAACGCTGTTCAAATAGTTGCGTGGCTTCTGAGACCTCCTGAGTTCAACAGCTTGCATACAGACCTGGGAGCTGTTGTATCTCACGGCCATACAGAGCAGCAGCTTCTCATGGCGCCGCCTGCGCAGCATAGATGTGGTGCCGGCGGACCAACTGTTTGAGTCAAATGCCGTGTGCACATGAGACCTCTGGAGCCAGCGCTAGTTTGATAGGGAGACGGAGCAACAGGCAAAGTTAAGCAGGAGCTAGGTTGGTGTTTCGCAAACATTCTCAGAAAATTCATAGGGTCAAAGGTTATAAATATTGCTCCCACATCTGGAAAACCTTAAAGTTTCAAATCAACAGCAACTGGTGATATTCACTTTATAAAGTGCCCCCCAAAAATTCTGGTGTGACTTCTGAGTTAGAAATTGGTACAATGGTGAGAGGAGAGCGCTTAACGGTCAGGATTTCACATGTAAACATGCTCGGTCGGATTCGAATTTGCTTAGGTCACAGACTAGTTTGTTGTAACTGTGACTGATTTGGAATTTCTCTAACTTTACCGTTTGTTGAGGTTAACCGGTCTAATAATATTACAACCGGAGAAACCGCGTTCATAGTTCTCCTCAATACAGTCGTCCGTCGTGTTCGGTTGAGTAAAGTCTGCTGTCTTGATGCTCTTGTCAAAGTCACAATCCGATGTGGTGATGCTAGCTGGCTAGCCAGCTGGAATGACCCTTTCGGCCGTTTTCTAGCTCTGGGAATGAAACCTAAAGTAGGAGACGGAGGGGAAACATACGTGCTTCCAAATGTCCGACCACGTTTGCCTGCCCGCGTTCGGTCTCGCAGTTTGAGTGAGGACAAAACGTCCCACGAGACAAGCCGGAGTCAGGCCATTCCTCATGGCTGCCATCTTGACACAGGAAATGATATAACTACGGAAACCCAAAAGGAAGCCGGtggagatttttttattttttattacgtTAACTATTATTGAGCGACCGAATCACAAATTGACAATAAGTTGTAAATTTAGAGCATAGACCAATAGTTTAAAACGGATTTGGTTTGGTAATTGAATAGGTTTACTCATGCAAATTATCTGCAagtttcccccaaaaaatttaCCAGGTTGGAATGacgaatatttttttatatttataataaaGACTCCATAATCAAGACTCCAGCGAGGCGAATTGAATTGCACGATCATAAATTATATTTGCTGAAGAAAGCGCTAGTTGGCTAGCGACATAATCTTCAACAGTCGTCTAACTCAAAAAGCTTTTGGGTCTTCTTATTTAGGCGGACACTGCTCAACAGTAGGCAATTAAAAGCCATGTAAAAAGTAAAATACTGGAATATGTTCGTAATTTCAAGTGACGCTATCGGAGATGGTTGGGACGCTTTCACCGGAAATATGCGTGACGTCACGAGCAATACGGGAAGTCAGTCTGAATTGTGTTTTGCGTTTTACTATTAAACGAGTCAGATTGATTTGCAGCCTTGAGCGCAGTCGAATCGACATGAAACCGCCGCCTCGCACGCGCAAACCGGTTCGCAACCTGAACCCGGACCCCAAGCCTTGCCGAACCAAGCGAGCCTGCGCGTGGTCCAGAAAGGAGCAGCGAAGGCTGCTGGACGCCCTGAAGAGGCAGAGCTCCTCCCGCGACGGAGGCACGCTGGAGAACATCGACTATAGTCTGCTCAAGACGGATGTCCCTTCTCGCTCCGATTGCGAGGTTCGTTACTCTTCAGTCTTCCGAACAGTTGTTCTGACACAGTCGAACATGGCGTCGGGACTGTCGTGTCACCTGCACATATGAATTTATTCGTGGGTTCTTTTGCCAATTTATCCACACGTTCCCTAATCACCATGAATGACGTCATTATTGTCGCACAGTTACAACCTCGCGGGTGGGAAATTTTGGGAAATACAAACCTTGCACTACATCAGTTTAATCTTTGACGCTACAATCTCGTGACAAAAATCAAACCCTTGGaacggaataataataataatttaaaaaaaaaaacattctatgGGTGCAATGTATCATCAGCTAAATTTCCAGTGACGGTTGTTCACGCCTGTGTGTTGTGGGGCACTATATGGCCAAGTCAGTCATTCTTTACAAGTGTCTCAACACTGGTTTGGTCTTCTTAGATCCGGTCTGTGGTGGAACGCCTCCAGAACAAGGTGATCTCTGGCGCTATCCTGCAGCTGAAGACCAGAACATTGGCAAAGAAGAAGGCGACGGTGCCCATCCAGATGTGGACTCGTCTGGCCCAGGCCGTGTCTGGGAGCTTCAACGGACCACTTTCCAAGGCTTTCGCTCAGGTGCCGTGGGCCAAATGATGCTCAAATGTGTGTACGTGTTGCTCACCAAAGTTTTCTTGCCAGAAGATGTGGACCGTGGCATCCACGGAGCCTCACACTCTCAGGAACAGTCAACTGCCCCAGCTCGATGCAGCGATGAGCAACGACAGAACCGTCTGTCTGAGTGCTGCTGTTGGACCCACGCCGGGCGAAGGTATGGACCAGGATGCAGACAGGGATTGGGAGCAAATGTCTCAACACATTTGGCTCTTTGCCTTTGTCCAAGTGCTGGTAAAA
The sequence above is drawn from the Syngnathus scovelli strain Florida chromosome 1, RoL_Ssco_1.2, whole genome shotgun sequence genome and encodes:
- the oxa1l gene encoding mitochondrial inner membrane protein OXA1L isoform X2; this translates as MLRRRRHEKLLLCMAVRYNSSQTQILSEGDPVVAADSTSVLQQAIPEQVPIGPVSVATGDNAALLLTQATADGAEVLRAADPEARLIDLGLAGHTPVGVIQNLLEFAHMDVGLPWWAAIVIGTVVARLAIFPVIVKGQREAAKLNNVMPEMSRLNTRMTEAKNSGNKFEFAKAYTDLTLFQKKHDVNPLRGFLVPLVQAPIFISFFMALRQMSYLPVPSMQTGGALWFPDLTMADPFYVLPLAVTGTMFFILELGAESGVDNPNLRAMKTVFRIMPFVILPLTINFPTAVFTYWLTSNCFSLAQVALLRHPLVRDKLSIPEKIKHPASALPQNDGFIASMKKGWKNAQLAQQLEERERRIKNHLDLAAKGPLRQTFTHNPLQQIPAAKDTKSATKTRPWKDTMG
- the snapc2 gene encoding snRNA-activating protein complex subunit 2 isoform X2; protein product: MKPPPRTRKPVRNLNPDPKPCRTKRACAWSRKEQRRLLDALKRQSSSRDGGTLENIDYSLLKTDVPSRSDCEIRSVVERLQNKVISGAILQLKTRTLAKKKATVPIQMWTRLAQAVSGSFNGPLSKAFAQMWTVASTEPHTLRNSQLPQLDAAMSNDRTVCLSAAVGPTPGEVLVKSPAAASAGPTASPAVPVEQLSLSSLTTSEDFAVDFERIYNYLSGLHKSEDECELTAMESAVVLDLVMSLPEELSLLPCQSLHRHLIQAHQNLSEAKDSEKARQVLTELQKQQRGRDPEPQQNVANAAKGETLWRGESKWMGLCPPLNPFMIPMELLKRR
- the oxa1l gene encoding mitochondrial inner membrane protein OXA1L isoform X1; protein product: MAAMRNGLTPACLVGRFVLTQTARPNAGRQTWSDIWKHRWLQRSHVHTAFDSNSWSAGTTSMLRRRRHEKLLLCMAVRYNSSQTQILSEGDPVVAADSTSVLQQAIPEQVPIGPVSVATGDNAALLLTQATADGAEVLRAADPEARLIDLGLAGHTPVGVIQNLLEFAHMDVGLPWWAAIVIGTVVARLAIFPVIVKGQREAAKLNNVMPEMSRLNTRMTEAKNSGNKFEFAKAYTDLTLFQKKHDVNPLRGFLVPLVQAPIFISFFMALRQMSYLPVPSMQTGGALWFPDLTMADPFYVLPLAVTGTMFFILELGAESGVDNPNLRAMKTVFRIMPFVILPLTINFPTAVFTYWLTSNCFSLAQVALLRHPLVRDKLSIPEKIKHPASALPQNDGFIASMKKGWKNAQLAQQLEERERRIKNHLDLAAKGPLRQTFTHNPLQQIPAAKDTKSATKTRPWKDTMG